The nucleotide window CTAAAAAACATATTATCTTTAATTATTACTGTTTTAGACAATTTTAATGACCTTGATTGTTTAAAGCTATTTAATTTTCTATTAGCAGGAGAACAACTGAATAGTGTTAAAGTTAATATTAATAATATAAAATTCTTTTTCATTTTATTTGCTCCTTTTTATAAGTTTAATAATTTTTTATTTTAAAAGTGATTATGATTATTTTAACACTGCAACTATATTTTAGTCAAAAAAAGTTATATTTAAAGTGAACTAATGTATAAACTTTTTTTAAAGAGAGATTATTTTTTTTCAGCTATAAAAGTTGATATTAAAATTAAACTTCCTCCACATAGTTGAAAGATATTGATAGGTTCTTTTAGATAAAATATAGATATAAAAACTGCAAATATAGGAGTTATGTAACTTAAGATTGCAACGCTTTGTCCAGGTATATTTTTAATGCAAGAAAAATAAATAAAAAAAGCAAATCCTGTATGTATAACTCCGATAACAATTAAATTTATTGATGAGATTATATCTAATCCTTTAAAATTAAAGTTTTCAAATATTAATAGATAAAATAGTAATATAATAATTGCAGAAAAAAATTGACCTAAAGTTTGTTCTAGAGAAAAAATATCTTCTAGAGATTTATTAATAATAATTACAACAGAATAACAAATAGCGGTTAGGAGGCCGTAGCAAATCCCTAAAGTGTGATTATATATAATGCTACTACTAGAATCATTGCTATTGTAAAAAATTAAAATCATACCAAATATAGAAATTAGAATACAAATTATTTTTTTTATGTCAGGTTCTTCTTTCAAGAATAAAATAGATAAAAAAAGCATAAAGATAGGAGCACAATAACAAGCAATAGTTGCTATTGAAAGAGTTGTATATTTATATGCTTGAAATAAAAAAAGCCAATTTAATCCTAGTAAAAAGCCTGAAGAAATTATTTTTCTTTTGTTATATATAATTTGTGTTAGAAAAATTTTTTTATTTTTGATTAAAGCTATAAAAACTAAAAATATAAATCCAATTATTGCTCTTATAAATGCTATTTTTCCAGAATCTAAATGTATTTTTTTTACAAAAACTCCAACAGTTGAAAATAATATGAGAATAAAAATAAATTTTAATTTATTCATGAAATCTCCTTTATAAAAAAGATAAGAAAAAATCTCGAGTTTCCTCGAGATATTAATCTATTCTTGAATTAGTTTAATGTAATAAGGGGTTCTTCTTGAAGAAATTAACTTTTCTTGATTGAACCACCATTTATTTTGCAAAGTTTCAAAAGTGAATATTAAAGTTTCTTCATCTTTATTAGAAGCAATAATAGGTTGATCAAGTCCATATAAAGGATCTAGTGTATAAAGACTACTTCTTCCTTTATAATTTTTCTTTGTTCCTACAAAGTTAGAAATAATAGTGTAAGCTTGAGAACTTAAAGCGGTAGAATCCCATAAAGTCATAGCTCCTTTAGGATATTTTTTAGCTGAAACGATTTTATTTATTTCCATATTGCTTCCGTATTGACCATACCAGGCTGAAGGGATAGCTATTATATCTGCTCTATTAATTGCTAAAACTCCTGATGCTTCGGGATACATGACATCTTCTCCAATTAAAATACCTACTTTTCCTAATTTTTCTGATTTGAAAACTGATAATTGATTTCCTTTAGTAGCCCATCTTTCATCTGTTTTACTTAAATGAGTTTTTTGATATGCACCGATTTTATTACCACTTTCATTAATGAAAATAGCACTGTTATATAACTTATCGTCTTGATTTTCTATTAATCCAAAAATTATACAAATATTATTTTCTTTAGCTAAATTAGAAAAATAATTGAAGGAATTATCATTTGCTTTTTCTGAAAGTTTTTTTATTTCTTCCAATTTCAAATTATCTGTTGGTCCGATTAAAGATAATTCAGGTAAAACAATAAGATTTATATTGTCATTTTTCTTTTTAGCTTTTTTGATTAGGTTAGAAACTTTTATTTTATTATATTCTTTATCTCCTACTTTAGGTTCATATTGTAAAGAAGCTGCTATAACTTTATTTGAATTTATATTTTTAGTGTAATCCCAAGGAGAAAGATAAAGCATTAAATCTTTATATAATTCAGGACGTCTTTTTTCTAGAGCTAATCTATTTTTATTATTATATTTTTTAGGGTCAATAGTTGCATAAATTATAGTAGATTCATCAATATCTTCTTCCTTTGTCATTAAGATAGGAGCTTCATTTAATTTTTTACCTTCTGGTGTCCAAATAGCACTTCCTCCTATCATATGAAACCCATTTTCTGTGTTTGATCTGTTAGCACTAACTACATAAAACCCATTTTGTTCTGCTCTTGCAGGTAAAGCAGAAATTGCTTGGGCTGATGAATTGGTAGGGAAAGCAAGAATATTAGCTCCTTGAATTCCTGCAAGGCGAGCACTTTCAAAATACGCGGAATCCATACAAATATTGATAGCTATTTTCCCTAAATTAGTTTCATAAACAGGAACTCCTAAATCTCCCCAAGCAGCCCAATGTTCTTCGCTTTCCCATTGGTGAGTTTTTCTATATTTTCCAATATATCCATTTGGTCCAACTAAGGCGGCAGAGTTATAATATAAATCTGTTGTTTTATCTATTTCTGGCATCCCAAAAATAATATAAGCATTGTATTTTTCGGTTAGCTTA belongs to Fusobacterium sp. JB019 and includes:
- a CDS encoding DMT family transporter, whose amino-acid sequence is MNKLKFIFILILFSTVGVFVKKIHLDSGKIAFIRAIIGFIFLVFIALIKNKKIFLTQIIYNKRKIISSGFLLGLNWLFLFQAYKYTTLSIATIACYCAPIFMLFLSILFLKEEPDIKKIICILISIFGMILIFYNSNDSSSSIIYNHTLGICYGLLTAICYSVVIIINKSLEDIFSLEQTLGQFFSAIIILLFYLLIFENFNFKGLDIISSINLIVIGVIHTGFAFFIYFSCIKNIPGQSVAILSYITPIFAVFISIFYLKEPINIFQLCGGSLILISTFIAEKK
- a CDS encoding nitrilase-related carbon-nitrogen hydrolase, which gives rise to MTYFKIKKNKIFSLLILCTLLSIFSGCFKKKENNKKIKNSFKVASIQFNPQLNELDKNVNALLKVTETAFKNGAKLVVAPEMATTGYYYKNRSTIKPFVDSLPGKTTDKFSKLTEKYNAYIIFGMPEIDKTTDLYYNSAALVGPNGYIGKYRKTHQWESEEHWAAWGDLGVPVYETNLGKIAINICMDSAYFESARLAGIQGANILAFPTNSSAQAISALPARAEQNGFYVVSANRSNTENGFHMIGGSAIWTPEGKKLNEAPILMTKEEDIDESTIIYATIDPKKYNNKNRLALEKRRPELYKDLMLYLSPWDYTKNINSNKVIAASLQYEPKVGDKEYNKIKVSNLIKKAKKKNDNINLIVLPELSLIGPTDNLKLEEIKKLSEKANDNSFNYFSNLAKENNICIIFGLIENQDDKLYNSAIFINESGNKIGAYQKTHLSKTDERWATKGNQLSVFKSEKLGKVGILIGEDVMYPEASGVLAINRADIIAIPSAWYGQYGSNMEINKIVSAKKYPKGAMTLWDSTALSSQAYTIISNFVGTKKNYKGRSSLYTLDPLYGLDQPIIASNKDEETLIFTFETLQNKWWFNQEKLISSRRTPYYIKLIQE